From the Dunckerocampus dactyliophorus isolate RoL2022-P2 chromosome 12, RoL_Ddac_1.1, whole genome shotgun sequence genome, one window contains:
- the srsf7a gene encoding serine and arginine rich splicing factor 7a isoform X2 codes for MSYYSSSRSSSRATDCKVYVGDLGNGAAKGELERAFSYYGPLRTVWVARNPPGFAFVEFEDPRDAEDAVKGMDGKLLCGSRVRVEMSTGMSRKGRGRPSRRQFDPNDRCYQCGDRGHYAYDCYRFSKRGRRSRSRSRSRSRSRSRSRGRRYRSRSHSRSRSRSRSRRRSPSYSRRRSRSGSQARSKSRTPVRSRSRSRSRSRSGPRGRSASRSRSRSQSANHKRNSRSRSASPPRSPSPAAN; via the exons ATGTCCTACTACTCATCGTCCCGTAGTTCATCCAGGGCCACCGACTGCAAGGTGTACGTCGGTGACCTGGGCAATGGTGCCGCCAAGGGAGAGTTGGAGCGGGCTTTCAGCTACTATGGCCCGTTGAGAACCGTCTGGGTGGCCAGGAACCCACCAGGGTTTGCTTTTGTGGAGTTTGAGGATCCAAGAGATGCAGAAGATGCTGTGAAAGGCATGGATGGAAA ACTCCTGTGTGGGTCACGTGTGCGTGTTGAGATGTCAACAGGCATGTCCAGGAAGGGCCGCGGACGCCCCAGCCGTCGGCAGTTTGACCCAAATGACCGGTGTTACCAGTGTGGGGACCGCGGCCATTATGCCTACGACTGCTACCGCTTCAGCAAGCGTGGGCGCCGCAGCAG GTCCCGATCCCGTTCTCGGTCAAGGTCCAGGTCTAGATCTCGTGGACGCCGCTATCGCTCCCGTTCTCATTCTCGCAGCCGTAGTCGCAGCAG GAGCCGTCGCCGCTCTCCATCATACTCTAGGCGCAGGAGTAG GTCTGGCTCTCAAGCCCGCTCCAAGTCCAGGACTCCAGTGAGAAG TCGCTCCAGGTCTCGTTCTCGGTCCAGATCTGGACCAAGAGGACGCTCCGCCTCCCGTTCCCGCTCTCGATCCCAGTCGGCCAATCACAAGAGGAACAG TCGTTCCCGCTCAGCAAGTCCACCACGAAGTCCATCGCCAGCCGCCAACTGA
- the srsf7a gene encoding serine and arginine rich splicing factor 7a isoform X1, producing MSYYSSSRSSSRATDCKVYVGDLGNGAAKGELERAFSYYGPLRTVWVARNPPGFAFVEFEDPRDAEDAVKGMDGKLLCGSRVRVEMSTGMSRKGRGRPSRRQFDPNDRCYQCGDRGHYAYDCYRFSKRGRRSRSRSRSRSRSRSRSRGRRYRSRSHSRSRSRSRSRRRSPSYSRRRSRSGSQARSKSRTPVRSRSRSRSRSRSGPRGRSASRSRSRSQSANHKRNSVCWELRTALTLQLIPGQGSASWRCVHPAGG from the exons ATGTCCTACTACTCATCGTCCCGTAGTTCATCCAGGGCCACCGACTGCAAGGTGTACGTCGGTGACCTGGGCAATGGTGCCGCCAAGGGAGAGTTGGAGCGGGCTTTCAGCTACTATGGCCCGTTGAGAACCGTCTGGGTGGCCAGGAACCCACCAGGGTTTGCTTTTGTGGAGTTTGAGGATCCAAGAGATGCAGAAGATGCTGTGAAAGGCATGGATGGAAA ACTCCTGTGTGGGTCACGTGTGCGTGTTGAGATGTCAACAGGCATGTCCAGGAAGGGCCGCGGACGCCCCAGCCGTCGGCAGTTTGACCCAAATGACCGGTGTTACCAGTGTGGGGACCGCGGCCATTATGCCTACGACTGCTACCGCTTCAGCAAGCGTGGGCGCCGCAGCAG GTCCCGATCCCGTTCTCGGTCAAGGTCCAGGTCTAGATCTCGTGGACGCCGCTATCGCTCCCGTTCTCATTCTCGCAGCCGTAGTCGCAGCAG GAGCCGTCGCCGCTCTCCATCATACTCTAGGCGCAGGAGTAG GTCTGGCTCTCAAGCCCGCTCCAAGTCCAGGACTCCAGTGAGAAG TCGCTCCAGGTCTCGTTCTCGGTCCAGATCTGGACCAAGAGGACGCTCCGCCTCCCGTTCCCGCTCTCGATCCCAGTCGGCCAATCACAAGAGGAACAG TGTGTGCTGGGAGCTGCGCACTGCGTTGACACTGCAGCTGATCCCAGGCCAAGGGTCTGCCAGCTGGCGGTGTGTACATCCTGCGGGAGGGTGA
- the LOC129191729 gene encoding heterogeneous nuclear ribonucleoprotein L-like, producing MATATSRYYSEDGRATKRQKTDGMATGYEDPHKTLPSVVVHVRGLVDGVTEADLVEALQEFGAISYVVVMPKKRQALVEYEDMNGSSTAVTYGADNQVYIAGHPAFVNYSTSQKISRPGDSDDSRSVNNVLLLTIMNPIYPITTEVLYTICNNCGPVQRIVIFRKNGVQAMVEFDSVQSAQRAKASLNGADIYSGCCTLKIEYAKPTRLNVFKNDQDTWDYTNPNLGGPDGDADGNGSNADDMNANPNKRQRQPALLGDHPPDYGGGYHGYDESYGSAPYEGRRMGPPMRGRGGRNYGPSYGPPPPPPGEYGAHADSPVVMVYGLEPAKMNADRVFNIFCLYGNVERVKFMKSKPGAAMVEMGDCYGVDRAITHLNSNFLFGQKLNVCVSKQQAIVPGQCYELEDGSSSFKDFHGSRNNRFTSPEQAAKNRIQHPSNVLHFFNAQPEVTAEIFSQICDEIGVKAPVNVKMFTGRSGSAPSDRSASGLLEWESINDAMEALSMMNHYQMKNATGPYPYTLKLCFSTVQHNN from the exons ATGGCAACTGCGACGAGCCGGTACTACAGCGAAGATGGCAGGGCGACCAAGAGGCAGAAAACAGACGGAATGGCCACG GGGTATGAAGATCCCCACAAGACACTCCCATCCGTCGTGGTGCATGTCCGAGGACTGGTGGATGGTGTTACGGAGGCAGACCTAGTGGAGGCCCTGCAGGAATTTGGAGCCATCAG CTATGTGGTAGTGATGCCCAAAAAGCGGCAGGCTCTGGTCGAGTACGAGGACATGAACGGCTCGTCCACAGCGGTGACCTACGGCGCAGACAATCAAGTTTACATAGCAGGTCACCCGGCCTTTGTCAACTACTCCACCAGCCAGAAGATCTCCAGGCCTGGGGACTCAGATGACTCCAGGAGTGTCAACAATGTCctcctgctcaccatcatgaACCCTATCTACCCCATCACAACG GAGGTTCTCTACACCATCTGCAACAACTGCGGCCCTGTACAAAGAATTGTTATCTTTAGGAAGAATGGTGTGCAGGCCATGGTGGA ATTTGACTCCGTGCAAAGCGCCCAACGAGCCAAAGCGTCTCTCAATGGTGCTGACATCTACTCGGGCTGCTGCACTTTGAAGATTGAATACGCCAAG CCCACTCGATTGAACGTGTTCAAGAATGACCAGGACACTTGGGACTACACCAACCCCAATCTGGGTGGCCCAG ATGGTGATGCAGATGGCAATGGCAGCAACGCAG ACGACATGAACGCCAACCCCAACAAGCGCCAGCGCCAGCCAGCCCTGCTGGGCGACCACCCCCCAGATTACG GAGGCGGTTACCACGGCTATGACGAGAGTTACGGTTCCGCCCCCTACGAGGGCCGCCGCATGGGCCCCCCGATGAGGGGCCGCGGGGGCAGAAACTACGGACCCAGCTACGGACCGCCTCCCCCTCCCCCCGGTGAGTACGGAGCCCACGCTGACTCGCCGGTGGTCATGGTTTACGGGCTGGAGCCGGCCAAGATGAACGCTGACCGGGTCTTCAACATCTTCTGTCTCTATGGCAACGTGGAGCGG GTGAAGTTCATGAAGAGCAAACCCGGCGCCGCCATGGTGGAGATGGGCGACTGCTACGGCGTGGACCGCGCCATCACGCACCTCAACAGCAACTTCCTGTTTGGACAGAAGCTCAACGTTTG CGTGTCCAAGCAGCAGGCCATTGTTCCCGGTCAGTGCTACGAGCTGGAGGATGGCTCCAGCAGCTTCAAGGACTTCCACGGCTCCAGGAACAACCGCTTCACGTCTCCGGAACAGGCTGCCAAAAACCGCATCCAGCACCCGAGCAACGTGCTGCACTTCTTCAACGCGCAGCCTGAAGTCACGGCAGAGATCTTCTCTCAG atcTGTGACGAGATTGGCGTCAAGGCTCCTGTCAATGTCAAAATGTTCACAGGAAGGA GCGGATCAGCTCCAAGTGACCGCAGCGCATCTGGCCTGCTGGAGTGGGAGTCCATCAACGACGCCATGGAGGCCCTGTCTATGATGAACCACTATCAGATGAAGAACGCAA CTGGTCCATATCCATACACCCTCAAGCTCTGCTTCTCTACCGTTCAACACAACAACTAA